Proteins from one Microbacterium faecale genomic window:
- the secE gene encoding preprotein translocase subunit SecE gives MSQDAAGGVPAAAGGPNAAKRPNFFARIVIFFREVIAELRKVVTPTRKELLKFTSVVLGFVVVMMAVIFGLDTVFQLVVDVVFGVPN, from the coding sequence GTCTCAGGATGCAGCTGGCGGGGTGCCCGCCGCCGCAGGAGGGCCGAACGCCGCGAAGAGGCCGAATTTCTTCGCGCGCATCGTGATCTTCTTCCGTGAGGTCATCGCGGAACTCCGCAAGGTCGTCACACCGACCCGCAAGGAGCTCCTCAAATTTACGAGCGTCGTGCTCGGATTCGTCGTCGTCATGATGGCGGTCATCTTCGGTCTGGACACGGTCTTCCAGCTGGTGGTGGACGTCGTCTTCGGCGTGCCGAACTAG
- the nusG gene encoding transcription termination/antitermination protein NusG, with amino-acid sequence MSEKHLDDADWAPAAEQSSEEDEAQTGNVLAGNEKASDAAEHRAMHIDGEGNDTADEGISIADPEADAIVNDALEIDETSEAEAAAEVLSDDSAEHGETTAAEDTTAADAEAPEDAAGSEEEAEAEEEVDPYAEFKAELRTLEGKWYVIHSYAGFERKVKANIEQRKSTLEVEEDIYQVEVPMEDVVEIKNGQRKMVTRVRVPGYVLVRMELNEDTWSVVRHTPGVTGFVGNAHNPAPLRFDEAFNMLKPLAELKEAEKAAAGDPKAKETNAQRSIPAEIDFEVSETITIKDGSFAGLPGTISEINAASGKLTVLVSLFERETPVELSFDQVTKMT; translated from the coding sequence GTGTCCGAGAAGCATCTCGACGACGCCGATTGGGCCCCCGCGGCCGAGCAGTCGAGCGAGGAAGACGAAGCCCAGACAGGCAACGTGCTCGCTGGCAACGAGAAGGCGAGCGACGCCGCCGAACACAGGGCGATGCACATCGACGGCGAGGGTAACGACACCGCCGACGAGGGCATCTCCATCGCAGATCCGGAGGCAGACGCGATCGTGAACGACGCACTCGAAATTGATGAGACCTCGGAGGCCGAGGCAGCTGCTGAGGTGCTGAGCGACGACTCCGCCGAGCACGGCGAGACGACGGCCGCCGAGGACACGACGGCCGCCGACGCCGAGGCGCCCGAGGATGCCGCAGGCTCCGAAGAAGAGGCTGAGGCCGAAGAAGAGGTCGACCCCTACGCCGAGTTCAAGGCCGAGCTGCGCACGCTCGAGGGCAAGTGGTACGTCATCCACTCCTACGCCGGGTTCGAGCGCAAGGTGAAGGCCAACATCGAGCAGCGTAAGTCGACGCTCGAGGTCGAGGAAGACATCTACCAGGTCGAAGTGCCGATGGAAGATGTCGTCGAGATCAAGAACGGCCAGCGCAAGATGGTCACGCGCGTGCGTGTGCCGGGCTACGTGCTCGTGCGTATGGAGCTCAACGAGGACACCTGGTCGGTCGTGCGACACACGCCGGGCGTGACGGGCTTCGTCGGCAACGCGCACAACCCCGCGCCGCTGCGCTTCGACGAGGCGTTCAACATGCTCAAGCCGCTCGCCGAGCTCAAGGAGGCCGAGAAGGCCGCCGCGGGCGACCCGAAGGCGAAGGAGACGAACGCCCAGCGTTCGATCCCGGCCGAGATCGACTTCGAGGTCAGCGAGACGATCACCATCAAGGACGGCTCGTTCGCCGGCCTGCCCGGAACCATCAGCGAGATCAACGCCGCCAGCGGCAAGCTCACGGTTCTCGTGTCGCTCTTCGAGCGCGAGACTCCGGTCGAGCTGTCGTTCGACCAGGTCACCAAGATGACCTGA